GCCCACAGCCCCCTACAGCCTGCCCAGGGCCTGTCCTGATCCTCTGTGACCCCCCCACCCACTGCCTGTCCTGGTCCTCtgtaattcacacacacacacacacacacacacacacacacacacactcacacactgccTGTGCTGGTCCTCTGTGACCCCCCACCCCACGGCCTGTCCTGATCCTCTGTGACCCCCCACCCCACGGCCTGTCCTGATCCTCTGTGATCCCCCACCGCCTGTCCTGATCCTCTGTGACCCCCCCACTGCCTGTGCTGGTCCTCTGTGACCCCCCACCCCACGGCCTGTCCTGATCCTCTGTGACCCCCACCCCACGGCCTGTCCTGGTCCTCTGTGACCCCCACCCCATGGCCTGTGCTGGTCCTCTGTGACCCCCACCCCACGGCCTGTCCTGGTCCTCTGTGACCCCCCACACTTGTCTGTGCTGGTCCTCTGTGCCCGCCCCACACACACCCCGCCTGTGTTGGTCCTCTGTAATCCAATTGtcccctgccccacctcccatctctgaGCTCCTATAGAAGCCCAGGAAAGCTCCCAAGAGTTCTCGGCTCCTCACCAAAGGCCTGTCACCTCCTCCCGTGCACAGGGGAACTGAGCCCAGGGGAAAGAGGGCCAAGACCAAGACACCCTGAGAGGTAGAGAGCTGGcttgagaagggagaagggaagtccTCTCCCCAGGGCTGGTTAGATGTTAGGTTCCGCTGCAGAAACGCTCCAGCGGCCTGAGGTGCTCAGAAGGGACACCCTCAGAGTACTGGCCTGCCTGTCTGCCCTAAGTCCAACATCCAGAGAGAGCGGGTGActgtgagcacacatacacacacgcctgCCGACAGACTCACAGCAGGACGGCTACCACACTGCCACACATGTGACTTGGGGTACCCTAGCCCTGAAAGCCCAGCTCAGAGGGTGCCACCAAAAGCCAGTTTTCTCCCTAGTCAGGGGTAGGAGTAGTAAACGAAGCAAGAAGAAACCAGGTGCCCCCTGCAGAAAAGATTGTCTGCGAGTGTCGCCCAGGGCCAGGGGCAGAGGGCGCTCGTCCTTTGGGCTCAGGACTCCCCGCCGCCGTACTGCTGCCCCAGCTCAGCACAAACAGCCTCGCAGCGCGAGGTGCGGGGGCGCAGCGCACAGTCGGGCCTCCACCTCGGCCCCGCCCCCGCGCGGGGAGGGGACACGGCTGCCCGGGCTCGGGGATCCGACCCCGGAGCAGGAACCTCCCCCGCCACACGAGCGCTCACACAGATTCCTTAGAGACTCTCGGTTCACCAGGGTTTCGGGGATGGTATGATTCCAAGTGTTAAGAAAACCTGACACCAGGTCCCGGAGCTGTGGAGAGACCCCAGACCTGCAGCGCCACCGCAAACCACGGCGGCTGCTTCGGGCGGGAGGTGCTCGGGCTCCAGCCAGTGGCGAAGGTGGTGCCGGGGCTGGACGCGGTTCAGAGAAGGGAGCCTTAGTGCCGCGCTGGCGCTGCCCTCCGGCCGAGGACCACGGGGCAAAGGCGCACACCCTGGCCCGCGCCCCCACCACCTAGCCTTTCCGCAGAGGGAGCACGCGGGTGTCGCCGTCCCCATCGGGGCAACTCCACCTGTCATCAGGGCAGCCCCCACCCCACTTTCCCCCAGATCCGCAGACAGCTGTGCCCCATCCCCGAGGGGCATCGGAGAGGCGGCCCCAGCCCGGAGAGGAGCCCTTGTACCCGGGTCCCGAGCCCTCCTCCTGGAACTAGGGAGCTCGCGGGGGCCAcctccccaaatgctggggtcCCCACCGCAGCCCGCGCTCCCGGAGACCGGAGGGCATAGTCCCCTCCGCCCGTTCTCTCGGACCACAACTCACCGCGCATCGGCGAGGTGAACGCGGCGGCCGGGGGTCGGCTGCGCCCGGGAAGCGCAGGGAGGCGGAGGCCAGCCGCTAGCTGCTCTCGGTGCCGGGAGCCCGGGCCAGGGCGGGCGGCGCTGACGCTGCGGACCACGGCGGGCGCGGAGCCGCCGGCAGTCCCGGGCGCGGCGGGGAGGAGCTGGCGGCCGCTTTGGCCGGAGCCCCGGAGCAGCGCGCGGCGTTCGGCGGCAGCTCCCGGAAAGCTGGAGCTGGGAGCGGCCGCCACCGtgccgctgctgctgccgccactgccgccgccgccgccgagcCCGAGAACGCGGGCGAGGCGGTGCGGGGCGCTGCGTGCGCCGAGGCTCGGGGCTGCGGAGCGAGCGAGCGCAGCCGGCCGGGGTGCAGGCACCTGACGGCAGCGGCAgcagcggcggcagcggcggggaGAAAATGAGAGCGTGCGAGCCAGGCACGGGGAGCCGGGCGGCGCGGGAGGGGCGCGAGCGCCGGGAGCGCGGGCCGAGGGCCGAGGGGGCCGCACCGCTCCCGGCGCCCACCGCCCTGCCGCACCGCACGCGCGAGCCCAGCCCGCAAGTTTGCGCTGCGAGTGCGGGTAGAGCGCGCCACACTTCCGCCAGCCTTTTAAAGAGCGAGCGCCCgggtcctcccccccccaccccgacacacacacctgcacctccACCTCCGGAAGCTGGGACTCGCCACCCCTCTACGCCCGCCCCGCCCGAGGCTCCCGCTGCCACCGCACCCGTTTGTCACCCGCTCCAGGAAGCCTCCCCTCCTACCCCTCAGCCCCATGCACGCGCCAGCTCACCACCCCCTGCACCCCAAAGACATGGCGGAGACCCCTCCTCACCCCCACAGGTTGAGGGTCAGGGAGCCCAGCTTCCCGGCGCATACCCGGCAAAGTACAGCAGAGCTCAGGGACGTAGAGGGGCGCACTACACCCACCCGGTGCGTCACTGGAACCCCCACCCGCAGGGCCGCTTCTCATAGCCGAGCACACACGTGGCATATGCCCCCCTGTGGCATGCTCATTTACACACTCCTGTCACAAGCATGCcgaagaaggaaactgaggcccagagaggcggCTCCTCCTGCCCCAGGTCTCATGGCCTGTGAGCACTCTTAGAACCCCTAGCAATTCTGTGCCCCCAGACCAGGCTAGCAATTCAGGGCCGCACCCACTGAACACGGTGTAACAGGTGGCCTGGAGCTAGCCCCAAGAACAGTCCCTCAGCCCCAGAAGCTGATAGCTGGctgccccctttccctttcaTGGGCTTTGGTGATCCCGAAAGGGTGCATCAGAGGCCGGCTGAGGAAGCCAGGTACAAACCAAGCAGTCCTGTAGACCGGCAAACGCTGAGCCCAGAGTACAGAGCCGGCTTCCTTGAGAGCCCAGAGAAGTGCCCAGCCTTGTCCTGGGAAGACTGGGGAGAGGGTGGCTAACAGAGCTGGGGAGGGTCAGGGGCCTCCTTCACCCTGGCTCTCATGCAGAGAGCCACCAGGCCTTGGGCATTCGGCTATCCTGGCTGCTGCACCCCTGATTTCCAATGACTCTAGAGGAACGCTAGGGAGTCTTGGGAGAGCAAGGACTGAGCCCCTGTGTTctgtctgcttccctccctgaGTCCCTTCCAGTGCCTGCTATGCACCTCCAACTCTGAAGACGATGAAGGCCCGTGCTGTATCTGTTAACCATCTTTCACGCAGTGCCTGGCACCGAGCCTGGACCACGGTGAGCTTAGGAGTGTTTGGTGAATGAATAACTATTGGCAAACCGTGTTCTCTCCTTGCTGTCCCAGGTAATGACCCAGCCagtctggagtctctgatgggaGTGGCCAGATTGTTTATTCATCTTTgctttgtctgtgtgtgactgACACCGGGGACCCTGCTTCAcgggcagacacagacagagccaCTGGTGACCTCAGCAGCCTGCACCTCCAACTACAGACGCAAAGGCGGCGGAATTCCGCTGCAGCCGTGTGCATGGCTGTGGTCTGTGAGGAACTGGAGTCAGGGGCTCCTCCACCCATTGTACCCAGGCACCCATCTCCAAGCTGTCCCAGCCCTGGGCCCTCCTACAAAGCCAGCATAGAGGGAATTGAGTCCACGGCACTGGCTGC
The nucleotide sequence above comes from Microtus pennsylvanicus isolate mMicPen1 chromosome 7, mMicPen1.hap1, whole genome shotgun sequence. Encoded proteins:
- the LOC142853568 gene encoding uncharacterized protein LOC142853568 produces the protein MRSGPAGGGSSDAPGGCSAPLYVPELCCTLPGMRREAGLPDPQPVGRGGESQLPEVEVQVCVSGWGGEDPGARSLKGWRKCGALYPHSQRKLAGWARACGAAGRWAPGAVRPPRPSARAPGARAPPAPPGSPCLARTLSFSPRRCRRCCRCRQVPAPRPAALARSAAPSLGARSAPHRLARVLGLGGGGGSGGSSSGTVAAAPSSSFPGAAAERRALLRGSGQSGRQLLPAAPGTAGGSAPAVVRSVSAARPGPGSRHREQLAAGLRLPALPGRSRPPAAAFTSPMRGWRHWSELFSP